The following proteins come from a genomic window of Maniola jurtina chromosome 15, ilManJurt1.1, whole genome shotgun sequence:
- the LOC123872320 gene encoding broad-complex core protein-like, whose translation MPPPTAGGINEPQECPYCRRTFSCYYSLKRHFQDKHEQSDTLYVCEFCHRRYRTKNSLTTHKSLQHRGSSGMLKRLLKTSALHGALQPAPHHLFDLGEHAPQLPPGLQ comes from the coding sequence ATGCCCCCGCCCACCGCCGGCGGGATCAACGAGCCGCAGGAGTGTCCGTACTGCCGCCGGACCTTCTCCTGCTACTACTCCCTGAAGCGACACTTCCAAGACAAGCACGAGCAGTCGGACACGCTGTACGTGTGCGAGTTCTGCCACCGGAGGTACCGCACCAAGAACTCGCTGACCACGCACAAGAGCCTGCAGCACCGCGGCTCCAGCGGCATGCTCAAGCGCCTGCTCAAGACGTCGGCGCTGCACGGCGCGCTGCAGCCCGCGCCGCACCACCTCTTCGACCTGGGCGAGCACGCGCCGCAGCTGCCGCCGGGCCTGCAATGA